The region CCTGTGCGGATGATTTCACGAAGGAGTGCCTGACGATCACCGCAGCATTCGGGATTTCAGGCGTTCAGGTCACGCGTATTCTGGTCAGCTTTGCGCTGTTTAGGGGCTATCCGGCGACGATAAGAACGGACCAGGGGCGGAGTTCACTTGCCACGCACTGTATCAATGGGCCTTTGAGCATGGTGTGGAACTACGGCTTATCCAGCCAGGTAAGCCAACGCAGAACGGATTCATTGAGAGTTTTAACGGACGATTTAGCGATGAATGCTGAATAAGCACTGGTTCAGCGATATTGTTCATGCCAGGAAAACGATCAATGACCGGCGGCAGGATTACAACGAGTGCCGTCCCACATTCAGCACTGAATTATCAGACGCCATCAGAGTTTGCAGCACGGTGGCGAAATGGGAAATTAGGCACTAAGAAAACAGGTATTACTAACTGACTATTGTATCTAATACTGGGGGCTGTTCAGACGTGCCGGGTTCGTTTGTTTTTATAACGCTCTAAGACTCACTACAACATCTCAGAACTAAAATCTGGCTCCCCTGACTGGATGCGACTTGTTTCACATCATATTCAACTTGAATCATTTTAATTGAAAATTTCGAAGCAAGGCCCTTAATAAAGCCCCAAACGCGACTACCAATTGAAATTTTGATGTATATCTTGTTTTTACAGAGGTGGGTGGTTAATATTCAACGAATTTCGTAACCAACATGAGTCAGTTTTTCTGGGGGCCCGATCAATGCGCACCCGTTTTCGCCAGGGGCAGTGATATAGTGAATCTGGTACTGATGGTGGGCGAGTGGTTGATGGTAAAAAAATTCATATTATGAGGAATGACATGTTCAACGCTTTTGATTTTAAAGGCTTCTGGAAAGACAATGCTGAGTCGAAAAAAGACTTTATCAGTCAGGATGTTTCAGATGAAGAAATACAGCAATGCGAAAAACAGTTAGGCTTTAAACTACCAGACTCTTACATTGCCTTAATGAAAGGGCATAATGGCGGGATTCTGGGCAGGGATGTGTTTCAAAAAAAGGATGCTAACGGGAAAATTATTAAATCTGTTATTTGCGAATTTCTGAATGCTATCGGTGGTGAAAAACGTTTCTCACTTATGTCAGACTGGAGCAAATGGATACGAAAAGGATACAGCTCTGGTATTCTCATTGGCCTGCATATGCCCAACGGCGGATATGCTAAGCAATACTATCTTGATTATTCTCTGTGTGGTTCGCAGGGGGAACCAAGAGTAATATGTCATACCAGAATCTGGCGTAATAACACTACGCAGGAAATTGATTTTGAATTGGCAGAAACATTTGAAAGTTTTGTCAAAGGTCTTGTGAAAAGGCCTAAAATTCCACCTTTTGATTTTTGCGGTTTCAATGAAAAATTAAAAGATATAATAAAAGAAATTTTTACCGAGACTATAAGAAAACACACGGATGAAACTATAAATTCTTTTGGTTTATATACCGCAGAAGAAGCCTCTTTTATTGCGACTGCATTCAACACAAAAGAGCATTTTGAAACACTTTCAAAAAACAACAATGAAGATGAGTTTTATAAATATTCCACGGCCAATTGGAAATATGAAGGGACAGAGGATAAAAATTATAATAAAATTTTCATTATTTCGGAACAATTAGAAGAATATTCCGCCTTACTTTTAACGGATGCAAGTTTAAGAACGTTTCGCAACAAACTCATCGATAACTGTGCGTTAGTGCTTGAGGAACTTAAACAAGAAAATTTCTTCAAAGACCACTGCAAAAATACGGTGACATTGATGGTAAACCTGGCGCAGGACGATCTCCCAAAAGCTAAATATAAAAAGTTGATTCACCAATTAAATTAATCCGTTGTGCAATGGTGGAATAAAAACCCTGCATTTTCAAACGTTTATAGCATACCGTTCTCAAAAAACAGTATTGTGTTTTTTTGTTCAATAATCCAGTTCCCTATACCACTGGAAAATTGAAGTACTGCGCCAGTTCTTACGCCGCAGCCTATCGCGGCTCTTTCATCCGGGCGTTCTTATGAGCATCAGGGCCAGCTACTTCGCATACATATACGCTTGCGGTATCGAATAGTTGACTCGTTAAACAGGAAAACATCCGGACAGGGGCGCTCGCTTTTTCTCTTTTCCGCAGATGTGATACTTCATGTATCAGAGCCTTGAGCCGTCGGGTTAGAGCGGCAGGTACAATCCTGAATTGTCGGTAAGCCTTAAGGATTTCTCGGTGGGTTTGATCTTGCGGACAACGGTATCGGTTAATGCCACTGGCGAAGGCGCCTGGCAGGCATCGAATCGTAAGCTGCCCGATAACGTGCCCGAAACAGCAGAAACAAAAAACCCGGCAATCTGTAGCAGATGTGCCGGGTTCGTTTGTTTTATAACGCTCTAAGACTCACTAAAACATCTCAGAACTAAAATTTGGCTCCTCTGACTGGACTCGAACCAGTGACATACGGATTAACAGTCCGCCGTTCTACCGACTGAACTACAGAGGAATTGCGAGAACGGGGCGCATAGTAACGGCACCGTTCGGGGTTGTCAAAGCCTGAATGTGAAATGCTGAACCGTTTGCTGAATAATTCTGCAAATCCTGGCGCAGCCCGCGCTGCGCCAGAATCCATCAACGGAACGGCGGCTCGTTGAAGGTGCGCAGTTTACGGGAGTGCAGACGCTCGCCCTCGGCACGCAAGAGGTCAATGGCGCGAATGCCAATCTGCAAATGCTCGGAGATCGCGCCCTCGTAGAAGCGGTTCGCCTGGCCTGGCAGTTTGATTTCGCCATGCAGCGGTTTATCCGAGACGCACAGCAGGGTGCCGTACGGCACGCGGAAGCGATACCCCTGAGCGGCAATAGTGGCGCTTTCCATATCAATAGCCACCGCGCGGCTCAGGTTAAAGCGCAGCGCTGAGGCAGAGTAGCGCAGCTCCCAGTTTCTGTCGTCCGTCGTCACCACGGTGCCGGTGCGCAGCCGCTGTTTCACCTCTTCGCCCGGCATATTGCTCACAAGCTTCGTGGCGTCATAGAGCGCGCGCTGTACTTCGGCGATGCTCGGCACCGGAATATCCGGCGGCAGCACGGCGTCCAGTACGTGATCGTCGCGCAGATACGCATGGGCCAGCACGTAATCGCCAATCGACTGGCTTTCGCGCAGGCCGCCGCAGTGGCCGATCATCAGCCAGACGTCCGGGCGGAGCACCGCGAGGTGGTCGCAAATGGTTTTCGCGTTCGACGGCCCGACACCGATATTCACAAGCGTAATGCCCTGGCCATCGGCGGTAATCAGGTGCCACGCGGGCATCTGATGTTTTTTCCAGGCGAGATCGGAAATTGCCGCTTCCGGCGCTTCGGTATCGGCGGTGATCCAGGTGCCGCCCGCGCAGGAGAGCGCCACGTAAGGGCTTTCCGGGTCGAGGATCTGGCTGCAACCCCAGCGCACGAATTCATCCACGTAGCGCGTGTAGTTGGTAAAGAGCACGAAGGGCTGAAAATGCTCGACCGGCGTGCCGGTGTAGTGACGCAGGCGCGCGAGCGAGAAATCGACGCGGCGGGCGTCAAAGTGCGAGAGCGGGTAAAACTCGGTCGGGTGGAAAATCCCGTCGGCGGTTTCATCGCCAATCTGCGCCAGCTCGGTGGTCGGGAAGTGGCGGGTGAGGCCGGCGCTCATGGAACGGTCCAGCGTCAGCGCTGAGCCGTCAATCACATACGGATAAGGGATTTCATGCTGCGACGGACCCACTTCGATGGTCGCGCCGTAATCTTCATAAAGCAGGATCAGCTGTTCGCGCAGGTAGCTGCGAAACAGCCCCGGACGCGTGATGGTGGTCGTGTAGCAGCCCGGATGCGTAAA is a window of Cronobacter muytjensii ATCC 51329 DNA encoding:
- a CDS encoding AMP nucleosidase, which produces MNTTTTSLTPDEALDKLEALYDDAVNALRDAIKAFIDNGTLPDEARRAEGLFVYPQLRVCWDGDARKAQKTRAYGRFTHPGCYTTTITRPGLFRSYLREQLILLYEDYGATIEVGPSQHEIPYPYVIDGSALTLDRSMSAGLTRHFPTTELAQIGDETADGIFHPTEFYPLSHFDARRVDFSLARLRHYTGTPVEHFQPFVLFTNYTRYVDEFVRWGCSQILDPESPYVALSCAGGTWITADTEAPEAAISDLAWKKHQMPAWHLITADGQGITLVNIGVGPSNAKTICDHLAVLRPDVWLMIGHCGGLRESQSIGDYVLAHAYLRDDHVLDAVLPPDIPVPSIAEVQRALYDATKLVSNMPGEEVKQRLRTGTVVTTDDRNWELRYSASALRFNLSRAVAIDMESATIAAQGYRFRVPYGTLLCVSDKPLHGEIKLPGQANRFYEGAISEHLQIGIRAIDLLRAEGERLHSRKLRTFNEPPFR
- a CDS encoding DUF4303 domain-containing protein → MVDGKKIHIMRNDMFNAFDFKGFWKDNAESKKDFISQDVSDEEIQQCEKQLGFKLPDSYIALMKGHNGGILGRDVFQKKDANGKIIKSVICEFLNAIGGEKRFSLMSDWSKWIRKGYSSGILIGLHMPNGGYAKQYYLDYSLCGSQGEPRVICHTRIWRNNTTQEIDFELAETFESFVKGLVKRPKIPPFDFCGFNEKLKDIIKEIFTETIRKHTDETINSFGLYTAEEASFIATAFNTKEHFETLSKNNNEDEFYKYSTANWKYEGTEDKNYNKIFIISEQLEEYSALLLTDASLRTFRNKLIDNCALVLEELKQENFFKDHCKNTVTLMVNLAQDDLPKAKYKKLIHQLN